One segment of Sesamum indicum cultivar Zhongzhi No. 13 linkage group LG4, S_indicum_v1.0, whole genome shotgun sequence DNA contains the following:
- the LOC105160463 gene encoding uncharacterized protein LOC105160463 isoform X3 translates to MTPLKVQMQKCEKCSREFCSPINYRRHIRVHRRSLNVDKESHKNRDLLAAFWDKLSLEQAKDVVSFDDVMLKEIPGSSLARALASSLRKPGVWTLPQAYVKAGSTLLDIIQAKSSRLPISSQELFSILDDASERTFLCAGTTETVQKYIFDGETAKNSLELKNLVASTSFLFEQQLVKAWVADKDAEALRCQKLLVEEEEAAQKRQALLLERKKQKKLRQKEQKVKEQFYGSNENLNVDVEAVDGPTSTEASGPSSPSDCNSNSPDVPINLDSGLESTQPQSKEPEEEIGAHSNISSEHINLGDAQTIEPANGYRAIVTNRCHVSKSQRGSRYGFHVSPHLQTFKPETLHKTGPSKDRSLLNGSKVWTKKLKVDSYRESLKPPSLQGENGHQIEENKCEVIIGSISVALKNSVPHHQDSRPDEAQDVSSTEHAMLKKKNASEKLIKANSSQSGSSRGASKLWRPVIHGEVRSVTPFDRGNEDSAQSQSTDSDGIDNRKHYHVVPDENAQGGCLPFSSIAAKEFLAQRWKEAISSDHVKLVLSAGPQPPGCSDVQQDSSTVYNVPELHECINNQFGRNVQGKFSKKQEKSLKVKYRPKQKAVG, encoded by the exons ATGACTCCTCTGAAGGTTCAGATGCAAAAGTGCGAGAAGTGTTCCCGGGAGTTCTGTTCTCCAATAAATTACAGGAGACATATCCGAGTGCATCGTCGATCTTTAAACGTCGACAAG GAATCTCACAAAAATCGGGATTTATTAGCAGCGTTTTGGGATAAG CTGTCATTGGAGCAAGCAAAGGATGTAGTGTCATTTGATGATGTGATGCTTAAG GAAATTCCTGGATCATCTTTAGCAAGGGCTTTGGCATCCTCTCTCCGCAAACCAGGGGTTTGGACTCTTCCGCAGGCTTATGTGAAAGCTGGATCTACACTTTTG GATATCATCCAAGCAAAGTCTTCGAGGCTACCAATTTCCTCTCAAGAATTGTTTAGCATCCTTGATGATGCTAGTGAGAGAACATTCTTATGTGCTGGTACAACTGAAACTGTGcagaaatacatttttgaTGGAGAAACCGCCAAAAATAGCCTTGAGTTGAAGAACCTAGTTGCTAGCACTAGCTTCCTTTTTGAACAGCAACTG GTGAAAGCATGGGTTGCTGACAAAGATGCAGAGGCTTTGAGATGCCAGAAGCTGCTtgtggaggaggaagaagctGCACAGAAAAG GCAAGCACTGCTTctagaaaggaaaaaacagaaaaagctTCGTCAGAAGGAACAGAAAGTGAAGGAACAATTCTATGGGTCCAACGAAAATTTGAATGTTGATGTTGAGGCAGTAGATGGGCCAACTTCAACTGAAGCATCTGGGCCCTCATCCCCTTCTGATTGCAATTCCAATTCTCCAGATGTTCCCATAAATCTAGATTCTGGCCTAGAGTCCACGCAACCCCAAAGCAAAGAACCAGAGGAAGAAATCGGAGCTCATTCTAATATCAGCAGTGAGCATATCAACCTAGGGGATGCTCAGACCATTGAACCCGCAAATGGCTATCGAGCTATAGTTACCAATCGCTGCCATGTTTCAAAGTCACAAAGGGGCAGCCGGTATGGATTCCATGTAAGCCCACATCTTCAAACCTTTAAACCAGAAACTTTACATAAGACTGGTCCATCCAAAGACAGGAGTCTACTTAATGGGAGCAAAGTTTGGACCAAGAAACTCAAAGTTGATAGTTATAGGGAGAGCCTGAAGCCACCTTCATTGCAGGGAGAGAACGGGCACcagattgaagaaaataaatgtgagGTGATAATTGGTTCCATATCTGTTGCACTGAAGAATTCTGTTCCTCATCATCAAGATAGTCGCCCAGATGAAGCACAAGATGTTAGCAGCACTGAGCATGCCATgcttaagaagaaaaatgctTCAGAAAAGCTAATTAAAGCTAATTCCTCTCAGTCTGGATCCAGTCGAGGGGCTTCTAAGCTTTGGAGGCCTGTGATCCACGGCGAGGTTAGAAGTGTCACTCCTTTTGATAGAGGGAATGAGGATTCTGCCCAATCACAATCCACAGACAGTGATGGTATTGATAACCGGAAGCACTATCATGTAGTTCCAGATGAAAATGCTCAAGGGGGATGTTTGCCTTTCTCCAGCATTGCTGCAAAAGAATTTCTTGCACAGA GATGGAAGGAAGCTATCTCATCAGACCATGTGAAATTAGTCCTTTCAGCAGGGCCTCAACCTCCAGGATGCTCTGATGTTCAACAAGACTCGTCGACCGTCTATAATGTACCGGAACTTCACGAGTGTATCAATAACCAGTTTGGCAGAAATGTCCAAGGCAAGTTCAGTAAAAAACAGGAGAAGAGTCTGAAGGTTAAATACAGACCCAAACAGAAAGCCGTTGGGTAG
- the LOC105160461 gene encoding uncharacterized protein LOC105160461 — protein sequence MSAGIGPTSDKTLPGDQEPQEADVSNAAPKPPPPTRRSSLTFHHINALAVALVLTASGLVSAEDFAFVIFSIVYVYFVSKVAFPPTSPRSEPPVFGENNRVLGLYVFVAAVFGLFLPIAYIIEGIFEGDKEGIYGAAPHLFLLCSQVFMEGISFLGNFSLPIRVFVPVFYNSKRIFTIVEWLRSEMSRGAEYGGSGGRLYVGRGLAVANMGLWCFNLFGFLLPVFLPKAFRIYYSKTKIKD from the coding sequence ATGTCGGCAGGGATTGGTCCAACCAGTGACAAAACTCTCCCTGGAGATCAAGAACCGCAAGAAGCCGATGTAAGCAACGCCGCCCCCAAACCCCCACCGCCCACCCGCCGGAGTTCACTCACTTTCCATCATATAAACGCTCTTGCGGTGGCGTTAGTTCTCACCGCCAGCGGCTTGGTTAGCGCCGAGGACTTCGCTTTCGTCATCTTCTCCATTGTTTACGTGTACTTCGTATCAAAGGTAGCATTTCCACCCACTTCCCCACGCTCAGAGCCCCCAGTCTTCGGCGAGAACAACAGGGTTCTAGGCCTCTACGTCTTCGTTGCTGCGGTGTTCGGTCTATTTCTCCCAATAGCTTACATCATAGAAGGAATTTTCGAGGGAGATAAAGAAGGGATCTATGGCGCAGCACCCCACCTTTTCTTGTTATGTAGCCAAGTTTTCATGGAAGGTATCTCGTTTTTGGGCAATTTCTCGCTGCCGATTCGTGTTTTCGTGCCGGTTTTCTACAATTCGAAGAGGATTTTCACCATTGTAGAGTGGCTGAGAAGTGAGATGTCAAGAGGAGCTGAGTATGGTGGGAGTGGGGGGAGATTGTACGTCGGGAGAGGTCTTGCAGTGGCGAATATGGGGCTTTGGTGCTTCAATCTGTTTGGGTTTTTGTTGCCTGTTTTCCTACCAAAAGCTTTCAGGATATATTACTCCAAGACCAAAATTAAGGATTGA
- the LOC105160702 gene encoding uncharacterized protein LOC105160702: MSGGIGPINDITLARPHDPDVSNSALKTTKTPPPTRRRSLSPLHIITLLVAIVLSGSGMVSAEDGAFVLFSIIYTYFMSKVVFPPTSPRSKPPFGEKNRILGLYALVAGVIGLFLPIAYILEGIFEGDKEGMKAAAPHLFLVCSQVFMEGVTFSANVSMPVFAFVPIFNNSKRIFTIVEWLRSEFSRGDEYGGSAGRLYAGRALAAANMAFWSFNLFGFLLPVFLPKAFKIYYYNRD, translated from the coding sequence ATGTCGGGAGGGATTGGTCCAATCAATGACATAACTCTCGCTAGACCCCACGATCCAGATGTAAGCAACTCCGCCCTAAAGACCACCAAAACCCCACCGCCTACACGCCGTCGTTCTTTGTCTCCCCTGCATATCATCACTCTTTTGGTGGCGATAGTTCTCTCCGGTAGCGGCATGGTAAGCGCCGAGGATGGTGCTTTCGTCCTCTTCTCCATAATATACACGTACTTCATGTCAAAAGTCGTATTTCCACCTACTTCCCCACGCTCCAAGCCCCCATTTGGCGAGAAGAACAGGATTCTGGGCCTCTACGCCTTGGTTGCGGGGGTGATCGGCTTGTTTCTCCCAATAGCATATATCTTAGAAGGCATTTTCGAGGGAGATAAAGAGGGGATGAAAGCCGCCGCACCCCATCTTTTCCTAGTATGTAGCCAAGTTTTCATGGAAGGTGTCACTTTTTCTGCCAATGTATCGATGCCGGTTTTTGCTTTCGTGCCGATTTTCAACAATTCGAAGAGGATTTTCACCATTGTGGAGTGGCTGAGGAGTGAGTTCTCAAGAGGGGATGAGTATGGAGGGAGCGCGGGTAGATTGTACGCCGGGAGAGCTCTTGCAGCTGCTAATATGGCGTTTTGGTCCTTCAATTTGTTTGGGTTTTTGTTGCCTGTTTTTCTACCCAAAGCTTTCAAGATTTATTACTACAACAGAGATTGA
- the LOC105160463 gene encoding uncharacterized protein LOC105160463 isoform X1: protein MPAAKLCSSGTHNAMKSEEGSDSLDTFIRQAIGKEPLLPFSRTADNPVQWIQLLHALDQPDLPGWPLMTPLKVQMQKCEKCSREFCSPINYRRHIRVHRRSLNVDKESHKNRDLLAAFWDKLSLEQAKDVVSFDDVMLKEIPGSSLARALASSLRKPGVWTLPQAYVKAGSTLLDIIQAKSSRLPISSQELFSILDDASERTFLCAGTTETVQKYIFDGETAKNSLELKNLVASTSFLFEQQLVKAWVADKDAEALRCQKLLVEEEEAAQKRQALLLERKKQKKLRQKEQKVKEQFYGSNENLNVDVEAVDGPTSTEASGPSSPSDCNSNSPDVPINLDSGLESTQPQSKEPEEEIGAHSNISSEHINLGDAQTIEPANGYRAIVTNRCHVSKSQRGSRYGFHVSPHLQTFKPETLHKTGPSKDRSLLNGSKVWTKKLKVDSYRESLKPPSLQGENGHQIEENKCEVIIGSISVALKNSVPHHQDSRPDEAQDVSSTEHAMLKKKNASEKLIKANSSQSGSSRGASKLWRPVIHGEVRSVTPFDRGNEDSAQSQSTDSDGIDNRKHYHVVPDENAQGGCLPFSSIAAKEFLAQRWKEAISSDHVKLVLSAGPQPPGCSDVQQDSSTVYNVPELHECINNQFGRNVQGKFSKKQEKSLKVKYRPKQKAVG, encoded by the exons ATGCCTGCTGCAAAGCTCTGCTCAAGTGGAACTCATAATGCAATGAAATCAGAAGAAGGGAGTGATTCCCTCGACACTTTCATCAGACAAGCTATTGGAAAGGAGCCTCTTCTCCCTTTTTCAAGGACCGCTGATAATCCAGTGCAGTGGATTCAGTTACTTCATGCATTAGATCAGCCAG ATCTCCCTGGTTGGCCGTTGATGACTCCTCTGAAGGTTCAGATGCAAAAGTGCGAGAAGTGTTCCCGGGAGTTCTGTTCTCCAATAAATTACAGGAGACATATCCGAGTGCATCGTCGATCTTTAAACGTCGACAAG GAATCTCACAAAAATCGGGATTTATTAGCAGCGTTTTGGGATAAG CTGTCATTGGAGCAAGCAAAGGATGTAGTGTCATTTGATGATGTGATGCTTAAG GAAATTCCTGGATCATCTTTAGCAAGGGCTTTGGCATCCTCTCTCCGCAAACCAGGGGTTTGGACTCTTCCGCAGGCTTATGTGAAAGCTGGATCTACACTTTTG GATATCATCCAAGCAAAGTCTTCGAGGCTACCAATTTCCTCTCAAGAATTGTTTAGCATCCTTGATGATGCTAGTGAGAGAACATTCTTATGTGCTGGTACAACTGAAACTGTGcagaaatacatttttgaTGGAGAAACCGCCAAAAATAGCCTTGAGTTGAAGAACCTAGTTGCTAGCACTAGCTTCCTTTTTGAACAGCAACTG GTGAAAGCATGGGTTGCTGACAAAGATGCAGAGGCTTTGAGATGCCAGAAGCTGCTtgtggaggaggaagaagctGCACAGAAAAG GCAAGCACTGCTTctagaaaggaaaaaacagaaaaagctTCGTCAGAAGGAACAGAAAGTGAAGGAACAATTCTATGGGTCCAACGAAAATTTGAATGTTGATGTTGAGGCAGTAGATGGGCCAACTTCAACTGAAGCATCTGGGCCCTCATCCCCTTCTGATTGCAATTCCAATTCTCCAGATGTTCCCATAAATCTAGATTCTGGCCTAGAGTCCACGCAACCCCAAAGCAAAGAACCAGAGGAAGAAATCGGAGCTCATTCTAATATCAGCAGTGAGCATATCAACCTAGGGGATGCTCAGACCATTGAACCCGCAAATGGCTATCGAGCTATAGTTACCAATCGCTGCCATGTTTCAAAGTCACAAAGGGGCAGCCGGTATGGATTCCATGTAAGCCCACATCTTCAAACCTTTAAACCAGAAACTTTACATAAGACTGGTCCATCCAAAGACAGGAGTCTACTTAATGGGAGCAAAGTTTGGACCAAGAAACTCAAAGTTGATAGTTATAGGGAGAGCCTGAAGCCACCTTCATTGCAGGGAGAGAACGGGCACcagattgaagaaaataaatgtgagGTGATAATTGGTTCCATATCTGTTGCACTGAAGAATTCTGTTCCTCATCATCAAGATAGTCGCCCAGATGAAGCACAAGATGTTAGCAGCACTGAGCATGCCATgcttaagaagaaaaatgctTCAGAAAAGCTAATTAAAGCTAATTCCTCTCAGTCTGGATCCAGTCGAGGGGCTTCTAAGCTTTGGAGGCCTGTGATCCACGGCGAGGTTAGAAGTGTCACTCCTTTTGATAGAGGGAATGAGGATTCTGCCCAATCACAATCCACAGACAGTGATGGTATTGATAACCGGAAGCACTATCATGTAGTTCCAGATGAAAATGCTCAAGGGGGATGTTTGCCTTTCTCCAGCATTGCTGCAAAAGAATTTCTTGCACAGA GATGGAAGGAAGCTATCTCATCAGACCATGTGAAATTAGTCCTTTCAGCAGGGCCTCAACCTCCAGGATGCTCTGATGTTCAACAAGACTCGTCGACCGTCTATAATGTACCGGAACTTCACGAGTGTATCAATAACCAGTTTGGCAGAAATGTCCAAGGCAAGTTCAGTAAAAAACAGGAGAAGAGTCTGAAGGTTAAATACAGACCCAAACAGAAAGCCGTTGGGTAG
- the LOC105160463 gene encoding uncharacterized protein LOC105160463 isoform X2, which yields MPAAKLCSSGTHNAMKSEEGSDSLDTFIRQAIGKEPLLPFSRTADNPVQWIQLLHALDQPDLPGWPLMTPLKVQMQKCEKCSREFCSPINYRRHIRVHRRSLNVDKESHKNRDLLAAFWDKLSLEQAKDVVSFDDVMLKEIPGSSLARALASSLRKPGVWTLPQAYVKAGSTLLDIIQAKSSRLPISSQELFSILDDASERTFLCAGTTETVQKYIFDGETAKNSLELKNLVASTSFLFEQQLVKAWVADKDAEALRCQKLLVEEEEAAQKRQALLLERKKQKKLRQKEQKVKEQFYGSNENLNVDVEAVDGPTSTEASGPSSPSDCNSNSPDVPINLDSGLESTQPQSKEPEEEIGAHSNISSEHINLGDAQTIEPANGYRAIVTNRCHVSKSQRGSRYGFHGENGHQIEENKCEVIIGSISVALKNSVPHHQDSRPDEAQDVSSTEHAMLKKKNASEKLIKANSSQSGSSRGASKLWRPVIHGEVRSVTPFDRGNEDSAQSQSTDSDGIDNRKHYHVVPDENAQGGCLPFSSIAAKEFLAQRWKEAISSDHVKLVLSAGPQPPGCSDVQQDSSTVYNVPELHECINNQFGRNVQGKFSKKQEKSLKVKYRPKQKAVG from the exons ATGCCTGCTGCAAAGCTCTGCTCAAGTGGAACTCATAATGCAATGAAATCAGAAGAAGGGAGTGATTCCCTCGACACTTTCATCAGACAAGCTATTGGAAAGGAGCCTCTTCTCCCTTTTTCAAGGACCGCTGATAATCCAGTGCAGTGGATTCAGTTACTTCATGCATTAGATCAGCCAG ATCTCCCTGGTTGGCCGTTGATGACTCCTCTGAAGGTTCAGATGCAAAAGTGCGAGAAGTGTTCCCGGGAGTTCTGTTCTCCAATAAATTACAGGAGACATATCCGAGTGCATCGTCGATCTTTAAACGTCGACAAG GAATCTCACAAAAATCGGGATTTATTAGCAGCGTTTTGGGATAAG CTGTCATTGGAGCAAGCAAAGGATGTAGTGTCATTTGATGATGTGATGCTTAAG GAAATTCCTGGATCATCTTTAGCAAGGGCTTTGGCATCCTCTCTCCGCAAACCAGGGGTTTGGACTCTTCCGCAGGCTTATGTGAAAGCTGGATCTACACTTTTG GATATCATCCAAGCAAAGTCTTCGAGGCTACCAATTTCCTCTCAAGAATTGTTTAGCATCCTTGATGATGCTAGTGAGAGAACATTCTTATGTGCTGGTACAACTGAAACTGTGcagaaatacatttttgaTGGAGAAACCGCCAAAAATAGCCTTGAGTTGAAGAACCTAGTTGCTAGCACTAGCTTCCTTTTTGAACAGCAACTG GTGAAAGCATGGGTTGCTGACAAAGATGCAGAGGCTTTGAGATGCCAGAAGCTGCTtgtggaggaggaagaagctGCACAGAAAAG GCAAGCACTGCTTctagaaaggaaaaaacagaaaaagctTCGTCAGAAGGAACAGAAAGTGAAGGAACAATTCTATGGGTCCAACGAAAATTTGAATGTTGATGTTGAGGCAGTAGATGGGCCAACTTCAACTGAAGCATCTGGGCCCTCATCCCCTTCTGATTGCAATTCCAATTCTCCAGATGTTCCCATAAATCTAGATTCTGGCCTAGAGTCCACGCAACCCCAAAGCAAAGAACCAGAGGAAGAAATCGGAGCTCATTCTAATATCAGCAGTGAGCATATCAACCTAGGGGATGCTCAGACCATTGAACCCGCAAATGGCTATCGAGCTATAGTTACCAATCGCTGCCATGTTTCAAAGTCACAAAGGGGCAGCCGGTATGGATTCCAT GGAGAGAACGGGCACcagattgaagaaaataaatgtgagGTGATAATTGGTTCCATATCTGTTGCACTGAAGAATTCTGTTCCTCATCATCAAGATAGTCGCCCAGATGAAGCACAAGATGTTAGCAGCACTGAGCATGCCATgcttaagaagaaaaatgctTCAGAAAAGCTAATTAAAGCTAATTCCTCTCAGTCTGGATCCAGTCGAGGGGCTTCTAAGCTTTGGAGGCCTGTGATCCACGGCGAGGTTAGAAGTGTCACTCCTTTTGATAGAGGGAATGAGGATTCTGCCCAATCACAATCCACAGACAGTGATGGTATTGATAACCGGAAGCACTATCATGTAGTTCCAGATGAAAATGCTCAAGGGGGATGTTTGCCTTTCTCCAGCATTGCTGCAAAAGAATTTCTTGCACAGA GATGGAAGGAAGCTATCTCATCAGACCATGTGAAATTAGTCCTTTCAGCAGGGCCTCAACCTCCAGGATGCTCTGATGTTCAACAAGACTCGTCGACCGTCTATAATGTACCGGAACTTCACGAGTGTATCAATAACCAGTTTGGCAGAAATGTCCAAGGCAAGTTCAGTAAAAAACAGGAGAAGAGTCTGAAGGTTAAATACAGACCCAAACAGAAAGCCGTTGGGTAG